Proteins from a genomic interval of Euleptes europaea isolate rEulEur1 chromosome 18, rEulEur1.hap1, whole genome shotgun sequence:
- the LOC130489927 gene encoding vomeronasal type-2 receptor 26-like, which yields MVTKLYQNILALVFAIQEINANPHLLPNATLGFHISDNYHSAKMTYHDIMDLLFRSHRSVPNYRCVRKKNCLAIIGGVDGESSFRMADILGLYKIPQLTYGSFALVERDATEVPQFYLMAPNEAIQYPAIIRLLLYFQWNWIGLLTVDDDSGENFLKTLEPLLLRNGICLASTGKIPKQPRWDTIQDLYGLVSKIYSPLTDNKANTVLFYGQSLTVVMVNAIVFLGHCTYNTNVLMGRMWIMTGQADITSSGLTRGLSSDFFQGALSFTVHSLEVPGFQKFLHNIKPNWREGNGFLVDFWEQAFNCSFKNSQEPMQDSGTCTGEEKLETIPGPLFEMHMTGHSYSIYNAVYAVAHALNAISTSSFNPGDIVRGKRIDPQDLQPWQLHPFLQDILFNNSAGETISFNKIKEMVGGYDITHLIIFQNTSFQRVKVGRVDADERKQFVILEDLIDWRNFNQVLPRSICNDYCYPGYHKQKKEGEKTCCYDCAPCPEGKISNKKDMVDCIRCPRDQFPSKDQDQCIKKSITFLSFEEPLGISSSVLAVSLSLITALMLGTFFKHRNTPIVKANNRNITYTLLASLLFCFLCPLLFLGEPSKATCLFRQVAFTIIFTVAVSSIMAKTITVVAAFMATKPGSSMRKWVGRRLAYSIIVSCSFIQGGICMMWLGTSPPFPDFDRQALTREIVAECNEGSAIMLYIALGYLGLLSVISLIAAFLARKLPDSFNEAKFITFSMLIFCSVWLSFFPAYLSTKGKYMVAMEIFSILASSAGLLACIFSPKCYIILVKPELNKKELLISRRG from the exons ATGGTGACAAAGCTCTACCAAAATATCCTGGCCTTGGTGTTTGCCATTCAAGAGATCAATGCAAATCCCCACCTTCTGCCCAATGCTACACTTGGTTTCCACATCTCTGACAACTACCACAGTGCAAAGATGACATACCATGACATCATGGATTTGCTCTTCAGATCACATCGATCTGTCCCTAATTACAGATGTGTTAGAAAGAAAAACTGCTTAGCCATCATTGGTGGAGTGGATGGAGAGAGCTCTTTCCGTATGGCCGACATCTTAGGTCTCTACAAAATTCCACAG CTCACATATGGCTCCTTTGCCCTTGTGGAGAGGGATGCCACAGAAGTCCCTCAATTTTACCTCATGGCCCCAAATGAAGCCATTCAGTATCCAGCTATTATCCGGTTGCTTCTCTATTTCCAATGGAACTGGATTGGGCTCCTTACTGTGGATGATGACAGTGGGGAAAACTTCTTGAAGACCCTGGAGCCATTGCTTTTGAGGAATGGAATCTGTTTGGCTTCCACAGGAAAAATCCCAAAACAACCCAGATGGGATACCATACAAGATCTTTATGGTTTAGTATCGAAAATATATTCACCTTTAACAGATAACAAAGCCAATACAGTTTTATTCTATGGACAATCACTGACCGTGGTCATGGTGAACGCTATAGTATTTCTCGGACATTGTACATACAATACAAATGTGTTAATGGGAAGAATGTGGATTATGACAGGCCAGGCTGATATCACATCATCAGGTCTTACAAGGGGCTTGAGTAGTgacttctttcaaggagctctttCTTTCACAGTTCATTCTCTTGAGGTTCCTGGGTTCCAGAAATTTCTTCACAACATCAAACCGAACTGGAGAGAGGGAAATGGGTTTCTTGTGGATTTCTGGGAGCAAGCGTTCAATTGTTCATTTAAAAATTCCCAGGAACCAATGCAGGACAGTGGGACATGTACTGGGGAGGAGAAGCTGGAGACCATCCCTGGGCCACTTTTCGAAATGCACATGACGGGCCACAGCTACAGcatctataatgctgtctatgctgtGGCTCATGCTTTGAATGCCATATCTACATCTAGCTTCAATCCTGGAGACATTGTGAGGGGCAAAAGGATTGATCCTCAAGATCTCCAGCCTTGGCAG CTCCACCCATTTCTTCAAGACATTTTGTTTAACAACTCTGCTGGAGAAACAATATCTTTTAATAAGATTAAGGAAATGGTAGGTGGATATGATATAACACACCTGATCATATTCCAAAATACCTCCTTCCAAAGAGTGAAAGTTGGAAGGGTGGATGCGGATGAACGAAAACAATTTGTCATTCTTGAGGATTTGATTGACTGGAGAAATTTTAACCAG GTATTGCCCCGGTCAATTTGCAATGACTACTGCTACCCAGGTTATCACAAGcagaagaaggaaggagagaaaacttGTTGCTATGATTGTGCTCCCTGTCCAGAGGGAAAAATTTCAAACAAGAAGG aCATGGTTGACTGTATCAGATgccccagagatcagtttccaagCAAGGACCAAGATCAGTGCATTAAGAAAAGCATCACCTTCCTATCTTTTGAAGAACCTTTAGGGATCTCTTCCTCCGTTCTAGCTGTTTCACTATCCCTGATTACAGCTCTAATGCTAGGAACTTTCTTTAAGCATAGAAACACCCCCATAGTCAAAGCCAATAACAGGAACATCACCTATACGCTCCTTGCCTCTCTCCTGTTCTGTTTCCTCTGTCCTTTACTATTTCTGGGTGAACCGAGCAAGGCAACCTGCCTCTTCCGACAAGTGGCCTTCACCATCATCTTCACAGTGGCTGTTTCTTCCATCatggccaaaaccatcactgtggttgCAGCATTCATGGCCACCAAACCAGGGTCCAGCATGAGAAAATGGGTGGGGAGAAGACTGGCCTACTCCATTATTGTTTCATGTTCCTTCATTCAAGGAGGCATTTGCATGATGTGGCTTGGAACCTCACCCCCCTTTCCAGATTTTGACAGACAAGCACTGACGAGAGAGATTGTGGCAGAATGTAATGAAGGGTCGGCCATTATGTTGTACATTGCTCTGGGCTACTTGGGACTTCTGTCTGTCATCAGCTTGATCGCAGCTTTTCTAGCCAGGAAATTGCCAGAtagtttcaacgaagccaagttcatcacctttaGCATGCTCATCTTTTGCAGTGTCTGGTTGTCTTTTTTCCCAgcctacctgagcaccaaaggaaaatacatggtagccatggagatcttctctatcttagcCTCAAGTGCTGGGTTATTGGCTTGTATCTTTTCCCCCAAGTGCTATATTATTCTGGTGAAGCCTGAGTTGAACAAGAAGGAACTTTTGATTAGTAGAAGgggttaa